In Flavobacterium luteolum, the DNA window ATTGCTAAAATTGATTCTTTGGATACTCAGAAAAAAATTGAAGTAAAAAGACACATCAGCAAAGCTGCTTATTATAGTATGGAAGCTAGAAAATTTGATGATAAACTGGCTTTGGTGAAATTAAAGAAATATCAAGACGAAGCGGTTAAAAAACAGAGGAAAAATAATACCGCTGAAAATTCAAAAATAATTTCATTAGAAGAAATGAAACAGGAATTGAAAGACAATCCTTTAAGAACAGATAAAACAGTAAAAGTAGAAGTTTATGATAATCTTAGAGAAGTTTCAAACGGGTATTACTTAGTTTTAGGTATATTTACAGACGCAGTTGACCGCGATAAGTTTATTATGAAACTCATTGATTCTGGTGCTTTTAATGCTAGTTTCTTTTTCAATATTAACAGTCTTTCGTACTATGTTTATACCGATAAGTATGAAAACATGGAAGAAGTGCTTTATAAATGCAAGAAAAAAGAAGAAGATGAGTTATATAAAGAAATCATAATTGCCAAAGTAGAAATCGACTTGAGGTAAATTTGATTGCAATAAACAAACGGCGCGAATTTTGCTTTTAGCAGAATTGAAACTTATTTTAGAATTAGAAATTAAATTGTTTTAAGCCTTATTATGAAATATTATTTAACATTATTATCCTTTGTATTCTTTATTAGTTCAAGTGCTTTTTCGCAGGAAAAGGTGGTTAAGTATAAAGTATCAAGCGGTGAGACTATTAATCAGATTGCACAGAAATTTAAAGTAACACCTTTTGATATTTATCAACTCAATCCTGACGCTCGAACAGGATTGGTGCCAAACTCTGTGCTTTTAATTCCAACAAAAACAGGGGAAGCAAAAAAAGAGGTTGTTGAAACTAAATCTGTAGCTTCAGGAAAAGAAATAATCCATGAAGTGCAGCCTAAAGAAACATTTTATAGCATTGAACACAAGTACGGAATTTCAGATGAAGCTTTAAAAGCGGCAAATCCGTTTTTAGAAAAAACAGGAGTTCAGATTGGACAGAAACTAGTTATTCCTGCAAAAGGAACAACTCCAAAAACAGCTGCCAAACCTACTAAAGAAAAAGGTGCTGAAAAATATGTTTACCATGATGTTCAGCCAAAAGAAACAAAATTTGGAATTGCAAAACAGTACAATATGACTGTTGATGAATTGGAAAAACGCAATCCGGATATTGTTTCAAGCCTGCCAGTTGGTTACAGATTAACCATAAAAGGAACCGCACCAAAAACGGATAGCATTCCAGCAGAAACAATAAAACCTGCTGAAAGTAAAAAACCTGCTGAAGCTTCTAAAAAAGCAGTTACTTACATGGATTATCAGGTAAAGCCAAAAGAAACTTTTTATAGTTTAGGAAGAGTTTTTCATTTAACACAAGATGAATTAGTAGCCTTAAATCCGTCACTTTCTGAAGGTGTAAAAGAAGGAATGGTTTTGAAAGTTCCTGCTGGATACATAGCTCCTGCGCCAATTATAGCAGCACAAGTTCCTACTGAAAAACCAGCTGATTCTTCAATAAGCAAACCAATGGAAACTACTGGGGGTGGAATTAAGATTGTCGATAAAGTAAAATCTACAGAAAACGAAAATGCAGAAATTGTAGAATTAACCAAAAAAAGAGGGATTAACGAGCGTAAAAAAGTAGTTTTATTGCTTCCTTTTAATATGGCAAAAGTACAAAGCGATACGTCTGGAACGGCTAATAGAATTAAAAACGATAAGTTC includes these proteins:
- a CDS encoding PBP1 and LysM peptidoglycan-binding domain-containing protein, with the translated sequence MKYYLTLLSFVFFISSSAFSQEKVVKYKVSSGETINQIAQKFKVTPFDIYQLNPDARTGLVPNSVLLIPTKTGEAKKEVVETKSVASGKEIIHEVQPKETFYSIEHKYGISDEALKAANPFLEKTGVQIGQKLVIPAKGTTPKTAAKPTKEKGAEKYVYHDVQPKETKFGIAKQYNMTVDELEKRNPDIVSSLPVGYRLTIKGTAPKTDSIPAETIKPAESKKPAEASKKAVTYMDYQVKPKETFYSLGRVFHLTQDELVALNPSLSEGVKEGMVLKVPAGYIAPAPIIAAQVPTEKPADSSISKPMETTGGGIKIVDKVKSTENENAEIVELTKKRGINERKKVVLLLPFNMAKVQSDTSGTANRIKNDKFLNMTLDFYSGALMAIDSAKTLKLPIDVAIYDSQETKTTSNVVGLTPKLQDADAVIGPFYQSNAETTANMLRSYNVPVISPLSKDSANPIDNLYQTIPSNDVIRNSVFDYMRSKNGNIVAVVDKKKESVINYIKQNQKGVAFASLTETGGLDVANLKSLLLPNRMNYVVMETGNTAMVKATIKALLDSQKTCQVQLVILEPNSTLDTDEISFDNLVKLKLMYPSVTRESDEQPVLIYEKQYRLKNKANPTTYATRGFDVTFDTMMRLMQGKTFQETADLMTTQQVDNKFQYYRKEDGGHANKGVYILYYDSDLTLKVAN